In one window of Trichoderma breve strain T069 chromosome 7 map unlocalized scaffold00008, whole genome shotgun sequence DNA:
- a CDS encoding lactonase, 7-bladed beta-propeller domain-containing protein: protein MSRRLLIARPGHIYLATYTSASATITIDLDEPFPGNPSWFAVSPTDPHLLYTFDEGGSTTYAFRLDLSANTLTKVAQLEDGSNGVCHLAFNKEGTILIGTSWAEGTIDIWNTESENPELITTIQSKDPVVDAGRVARAHEAVLDPTGRFFIVNDLGTDSILVLDALRPDVPVVRRVTVPSGSGPRHGVFYPAGEGKPATHYFLLCETSNRVEVFKLKYTEVDIEFTATGSYSTFLDEDMGAFAAAGEIVLSKDGGHVYTSNRLMTTPTETIAHFRVKPEGDDGGELKLELVGETSTQGKHPRMFSLSRNGNELFVGNQEGEWAVVVLRRREDGTLEEKPVAGVLMEDIVKGEGDERGPMFVLEVV, encoded by the coding sequence ATGTCTCGCCGTCTGCTTATTGCTCGCCCGGGGCACATCTACCTCGCAACTTACACCTCCGCCTCAGCAACCATCACAATCGACCTCGACGAGCCGTTTCCCGGTAATCCCTCTTGGTTCGCCGTTTCTCCCACGGATCCTcatttattatatacttttgATGAAGGTGGCTCGACGACGTATGCTTTTCGTCTGGATCTTTCGGCGAATACATTGACAAAAGTCGCTCAATTGGAAGATGGTAGCAATGGCGTGTGTCACTTAGCTTTCAACAAAGAGGGGACAATTCTGATTGGCACGTCTTGGGCTGAAGGCACAATCGATATATGGAACACGGAATCTGAAAATCCGGAACTCATCACGACGATTCAGTCGAAAGACCCCGTAGTCGACGCTGGGAGAGTCGCGCGCGCTCACGAAGCTGTCCTCGATCCTACGGGccgcttcttcatcgtcaatgATCTCGGCACAGATTCGATACTCGTGCTTGATGCTCTGCGTCCTGACGTTCCGGTCGTGAGACGCGTCACCGTGCCGTCTGGCTCAGGGCCTCGACACGGCGTGTTTTATCCCGCCGGGGAGGGCAAGCCAGCGACGCACTACTTTTTGCTCTGCGAGACGAGTAATCGTGTTGAAGTATTTAAGCTAAAGTACACGGAGGTGGATATTGAGTTTACGGCTACGGGGAGCTATTCTACGTTTTTGGATGAGGATATGGGTGCGTTTGCTGCGGCGGGAGAGATTGTGCTTTCGAAGGATGGCGGGCATGTTTATACGTCGAATCGGTTGATGACGACGCCGACGGAGACGATTGCGCATTTTCGGGTGAAGCCtgagggtgatgatggaggagagctGAAGTTGGAGTTGGTGGGGGAGACGTCGACGCAGGGGAAACATCCGAGGATGTTTAGTTTGAGCAGGAATGGGAACGAGTTGTTTGTTGGGAATCAGGAGGGTGAGTGGGCGgttgtggtgttgaggaggcgagaagatgggacgttggaggagaagcctgTTGCGGGGGTTTTGATGGAGGATATTGTGAAAGGGGAAGGGGATGAGAGAGGACCAATGTTTGTGTTGGAGGTTGTGTAG
- a CDS encoding eukaryotic aspartyl protease domain-containing protein has translation MAISQFLVLSLAVLAQARPKHAFEPEDVGNTITLPVPPASHLTARGVDVKAEEEDKPFHILPFPYPSKRDVESREEEDKPWHILPYPNPSKRKILEDDDGADGRITLPVPQRRSEDDEDKPFHILPFNEKRKLPVEEIPSGTITLPIIHAHHGTLDKRAVEVQVENRSDVSYYAQLNIGTPPQTVYAQIDTGSFELWVNPDCSNVQTSDQRFCRAIGFYDPKSSSTSFVTGSAAQLRYGIGSANVSYVQDSISLPGSATMKDVQFGVADASVDEFSGILGIGAGEGVNTLYPNFIDELAKQGVTKTKAFSLALGSKTEEEGVIIFGGVDTGKFSGKLAHLPIVPADDSPDGVARYWVDMNSISLSPPTGKSTTFANTKMTVFLDSGSTLTLLPQSLVNEIADSLGSTGTDDSGFAIVDCGLINEPGTIDFDFDGVTIKVPYSEMIRSVSSLPPHCYLGMMGSTQFALLGDTFLRSAYAVFDLTGSMVHLAPYVNCGTSVKTITSTSSLQDLEGTCNTNGSEEPSSPSQSSSSSSPSKTASKAASSTTAPASSTVQPPSSTTASPSGARSTEAASTTAANTAKSSATNGADAESAQSGDKNGAGKMGAHGLAFSMVFAVMGLLLI, from the exons ATGGCAATCTCACAATTTCTCGTCCTTTCTCTAGCCGTCCTGGCTCAGGCACGGCCAAAGCATGCCTTTGAGCCGGAAGACGTCGGCAACACAATCACTCTACCGGTCCCTCCGGCTTCACATTTAACGGCCCGAGGAGTAGATGTtaaggccgaggaggaggacaagcCGTTTCACATCCTGCCGTTCCCTTACCCAAGCAAACGAGACGTCGAAAGTCgggaagaggaggacaagCCATGGCATATCCTGCCGTACCCGAATCCCAGCAAGCGCAAGATTctcgaggacgacgacggtgCGGATGGCAGAATCACTCTCCCCGTGCCTCAGCGGAGAAgcgaggatgacgaagacaAGCCTTTCCACATTCTCCCCTTTAACGAGAAGCGCAAGCTGCCGGTCGAGGAGATTCCTTCGGGGACCATTACGTTGCCCATCATCCACGCCCACCACGGCACTTTGGACAAGCGAGCCGTAGAAGTCCAAGTCGAGAACCGCTCTGATGTTTCGTACTACGCTCAAC TCAACATTGGAACTCCTCCCCAAACCGTCTACGCCCAAATCGACACCGGCTCCTTCGAGCTCTGGGTCAACCCCGACTGCTCCAACGTCCAAACCTCCGACCAGCGCTTCTGCCGCGCCATCGGCTTCTACGACCCCAAATCCTCGTCCACCTCCTTCGTCACCGGCAGCGCCGCCCAGCTCCGCTACGGCATCGGCAGCGCAAACGTCTCCTACGTCCAGGACAGCATCTCGCTCCCGGGCTCCGCCACCATGAAGGACGTCCAGTTTGGTGTTGCGGACGCCAGTGTCGACGAGTTCTCGGGTattctcggcatcggcgccgGCGAAGGGGTCAACACGCTCTATCCGAACTTTAtcgacgagctggccaagcaGGGTGTTACCAAGACGAAGGCGTTTAGTTTGGCGCTGGGTAGcaagacggaggaggagggcgtcatcatctttggcggTGTTGACACGGGGAAATTCAGTGGTAAACTTGCTCATCTGCCGATTGTCCCTGCTGATGATTCTCCTGACGGTGTTGCTCGCTACTGGGTCGACATGAACTCGATTTCCCTATCGCCACCGACTGGCAAATCGACGACTTTTGCCAACACCAAAATGACCGTCTTCCTCGACAGCGGTTCGACCCTAACTCTCTTGCCGCAATCGCTGGTGAATGAGATTGCGGACAGTCTTGGATCGACGGGCACTGACGACAGCGGGTTCGCCATTGTGGACTGCGGTCTTATCAACGAGCCTGGAACCATTGATTTCGATTTCGATGGGGTCACGATCAAGGTGCCGTACAGTGAGATGATCCGGTCGGTGTCTTCGCTGCCGCCGCATTGTTACCTGGGGATGATGGGGAGCACGCAGTTTGCGCTGCTTGGCGATACCTTTTTGCGGTCTGCATATG CTGTGTTCGACCTCACAGGCAGCATGGTCCACCTCGCCCCCTACGTCAACTGCGGCACCAGCGTCAAGACTATCACATCTACCTCGTCCCTCCAAGACCTCGAGGGCACATGCAACACCAACGGCAGCGAAGAGCCCTCGTCTCCCTCccaatcatcatcctcgtcatccccTTCCAAGACCGCTTCCAAGGCAGCTTCCTCTACAACTGCTCCCGCTTCATCTACCGTCCAGcccccttcttccacgaCGGCATCGCCTTCTGGTGCGCGCTCGACGGAAGCTGCTTCGACTACGGCTGCTAACACTGCGAAGAGCAGTGCTACGAATGGTGCTGATGCGGAGAGTGCGCAGAGCGGCGATAAGAACGGTGCTGGCAAGATGGGTGCACACGGCCTCGCTTTCAGCATGGTGTTTGCAGTGATGGGACTGTTGTTAATTTAG
- a CDS encoding aldo/keto reductase family domain-containing protein has protein sequence MSSGRTVTLNTGAKIPQIGYGTWQAAPGEVGAGVYEALKIGYRHLDLAKVYGNQKEVGEGIKKALAEVPGLKREDIFITSKLWNNAHNPEDVAPALDDTLAELGLEYLDLYLIHWPVAFAPGASLFPKAADGSESLLNRNVSIVQTWKAMTELPKSKARAVGVSNFTIEHLEAVISATGVVPAANQIERHPRLPDPALIKYCAEKGIIITAYSAFGNNTKGLPLLVNSDEVKAVAENLAKKQGKPVTPAQVILAWSQIGGHTVIPKSVTKARIAENFQEVDLDDEAIAALNKLGETPYRFNIPFNYNPKWNVNLFNTEDEKAAAHTPVIKL, from the exons ATGTCTTCCGGACGAACCGTCACTCTCAACACCGGCGCCAAGATCCCCCAGATCGGCTACGGCACCTGGCAGGCCGCCCCCGGCGAGGTTGGCGCCGGTGTCTACGAGGCTCTCAAGATTGGCTACCGCCACCTCGACCTTGCCAAGGTCTACGGCAACCAGAAGGAGGTTGGcgagggcatcaagaaggCCCTTGCTGAGGTCCCCGGCCTGAAGCGCGaggacatcttcatcacctcCAAGCTGTGGAACAACGCCCACAACCCCGAGGATGTTGCTCCTGCCCTGGACGACACCCTTGCCGAGCTCGGCCTCGAGTACCTCGAC CTCTACCTCATCCACTGGCCCGTTGCCTTTGCTCCCGGCGCCAGCCTGTTCCCCAAGGCCGCTGACGGCTCCGAGTCTCTCCTCAACCGCAATGTCTCCATCGTTCAGACCTGGAAGGCCATGACTGAGCTGcccaagtccaaggcccGCGCCGTCGGTGTCTCCAACTTTACCATTGAGCAC CTCGAGGCCGTTATCTCTGCCACCGGCGTCGTCCCCGCCGCCAACCAGATCGAGCGCCACCCTCGTCTCCCCGACCCTGCCCTGATCAAGTACTGCGCCGAgaagggcatcatcatcaccgcctACTCCGCCTTTggcaacaacaccaagggCCTCCCTCTGCTCGTCAACTCcgacgaggtcaaggccgTCGCCGAGAacctggccaagaagcagggcAAGCCGGTCACCCCCGCCCAGGTCATCCTCGCCTGGTCCCAGATTGGCGGCCACACCGTCATCCCCAAGTCCGTCACCAAGGCTCGCATTGCCGAGAACTTCCAGGAGGTTGAcctggatgatgaggctATCGCTGCGCTGAACAAGCTTGGCGAGACCCCCTACCGTTTCAACATTCCCTTCAACT ACAACCCCAAGTGGAACGTTAACCTGTTCAACACCGAGGAcgagaaggctgctgcccACACCCCCGTCATCAAGCTGTAA
- a CDS encoding nmrA-like family domain-containing protein codes for MKKTILIIGGTGAQGVPVVKESKALASNRKFNLRIVTRNASSKDAQDLAAIPGVTIHEGNAYDEPTLRQALNGVNGIFVNTNGLAIGEKAEVYWGIRLYELSREFGLEHFVYSSVEYSSKLGNFQSKYRSFLDAKGKVADYISAQPTTPMAWSVLTACTYVESLTELLRPTPDPSDPTTLVFAAPLGSAKFPLMHLEDYGKYVRWAFDTPARSNGINLHIGTEDVNWSDLAATFTELTGKKAVYKDFTLDEYFIRGTVPDPERKVGHSADPNDPTLLTYRQSYGGFWNCWKDELSKRDYDLLDEILPTRVKSVREWMIKTGYTGEAKSVLKDYRDRTVVRKVSNMP; via the exons atgaagaaaaccATATTGATTATCGGCGGAACAGGCGCCCAAGGCGTACCAGTTGTTAAAG AAAGCAAAGCCTTAGCCTCTAATAGAAAGTTTAACTTGCGCATAGTCACACGAAATGCTTCATCAAAAGACGCCCAGGATTTGGCAGCTATCCCAGGAGTAACAATCCATGAAGGAAACGCCTACGATGAACCAACTCTTCGTCAGGCTCTCAATGGCGTTAACGGAATCTTTGTCAACACAAATGGACTTGCCATCGGGGAAAAGGCTGAGGTATACTGGGGCATCCGTCTCTATGAACTGTCTCGAGAATTCGGCTTGGAGCACTTCGTGTACTCAAGCGTTGAGTATTCATCCAAGCTTGGCAATTTCCAATCTAAATACCGATCTTTTCTCGATGCAAAGGGAAAAGTGGCTGATTACATCTCCGCGCAACCAACAACCCCGATGGCTTGGTCGGTTTTAACAGCTTGTACATACGTGGAGTCTTTGACGGAGCTTCTTCGACCAACTCCTGACCCCAGCGACCCGACTACGCTTGTTTTCGCTGCTCCTCTTGGGTCAGCGAAATTCCCTCTGATGCATCTTGAGGACTATGGAAAATATGTACGATGGGCTTTCGACACGCCGGCTCGCAGCAATGGTATCAATCTGCACATTGGCACAGAAGACGTCAACTGGAGTGATCTTGCAGCCACTTTCACTGAGCTGACAGGCAAGAAAGCGGTATACAAAGACTTCACCCTAGATGAATACTTTATCCGGGGAACTGTGCCAGATCCAGAGAGAAAGGTTGGCCATTCAGCCGATCCCAACGATCCCACTTTGCTCACCTACAGGCAAAGCTACGGCGGGTTCTGGAACTGTTGGAAGGATGAGCTGAGCAAGAGAGACTACGATCTGCTTGACGAGATATTGCCTACTAGAGTCAAGTCCGTCCGAGAATGGATGATAAAGACGGGTTACacaggagaagcaaaatcGGTGCTGAAAGATTACAGAGATAGAACTGTGGTGCGAAAAGTTAGCAACATGCCATAA
- a CDS encoding ankyrin repeats (3 copies) domain-containing protein: MAQNPTQALTRLSPEDSHGVFDIYIVGFPPNGKSRKTESASSETVSKDPTFDRIRPKDWAQIVPQLIPEAEVFEFMPFQERETLQEQASEETEAAAPSQQQRKNSIRSAADLDTEARLLLDCIKDGPKKRRVLLAGCGLGGLVIKQAIVIANRSPRYYDAASLIEQLVFVATPHIAPNLDAWEDIAGVGDDDNIPESIFESQFIDFLQQLAPSSWIFHENSAIQLLEPDVELQLYEQHLSKLQLLKTFGQGAVNITGPPGYGKTTLLKLLIQGLKQQYSRAITIDFFLESFEASSRTSNQILRSVIHQILSQRPSLFQNIRLLYMQQKKIGTWTDEILWDIFQRLIRHSGGWRIIVSINNFKHWSPESRSVFTKLDKILATSNFQYTMLTTGRGNNSGLSHEPDEIIDLASGAEDSGKRFIKAKLDILLRKKPALTPCEKDILETASIWEDSYSHTERCLKQLSSNFTLSSPDAIAVAVETCPKSEDDISRDRIEALLQGDLHVLNWSISVVSWVMHSARPLRIQELAVAAALSMGVGDNPLADLDRHISRSMEHDLDRYLDVLIRADSQVAHIYSAATKKFLAEKLPSHFHEGDDSLKGFRLLNHAKLAILCIKYISRAISENWEMCRARLDWRSNKFQADQSELEFLSYAVRYWPIHYHRHYDQARDNPSAGEQEEDDSTKLEDVIIEFFDNEDLRLKWCQLFSLKSQSTDIYNQEAEEEVANEEITPLEIVCELGLTAVAKRILTSDKDVLKSSPKTLSSALALSVRNNHSDITAMVLEMNVPVSSAFIEAACTNNVQVMRSLMTHGAKLKDEDYLGSLALRKAASTESLDAVKLLLSENIDVSETDTDGRSAIHAVAIGGVVEMLQNISNLPGFDINARDNEQNTALILAVQFDHVRLVRELCLKKADVTLADSQGKTALQYAVSKDINITRVLLENKASAMIGDKEGQTALNLACRLGYVEVVKAMVNSLDNASLLNLVHVDQTAKNTPLHIAAKFGYTAIVELLLSKGVDVRLEDSSGNTAIQLSASAGHLDVLRILLEHHLSHLGDLVPEGLGPVGDDTNNQNEEEVGKGPYTIIAVKECNELLYRAVTSGQLIVVRYLLNYMDSSHPSIPIQTSTPGENLLNIAASKGYTEIVRALLPRFDPNVKNAENRTPLDLAVSGKHRDVIRLLLESGADPNVSDSDRWTPLHIAAESGLHEIFEDLLRGGGDVYARTILKETALHLAVKFPNIVRLLIDASADLNAKDYNEATPLHLAVRANSITTIKLLLRAGADLDAVDENDKTSLHYAIDLENPKIVRELWESGPKLHKQPYKKIPPLIQASEAESFNTVRIILGETLLADSTNDTPDRGNAGAQLDLEDMTLLDVNAKTSDSRTALLIAVTEQQLDIVKALLKLDADLTSRGVSSRTPLLEAVNLENTEIFEALLEKGADIDSQDEDGNTALHLILNTRNLAFTTRLIELFENESMLDVQDASGNTPLHRAAYNGLETVVELLLQAKANPNIQSKAGKLPIHQGSDNYNITLLLADAGSNLNTTDRDGWTPLMQCVFWERLDVIELLLERDKNVNRLDKRGRTLLHIAVDCNDTDVLRRCLKLGSIDINAKDYAGRTALHTAAASWRGSAYKIMSILLDHEAAIATIDNEGHTPLWTAIKSSDRPICSLLISNGAKVNEKNSKGQTGLIAARDVEMMEWCLAQKSESGERIWTTDELLEALSDCVGSSSDNDSGEVNQRRARLLLDEIDMATWNPKQAFTALRSCFEINFIDRILSARDFLESASQITDDDMWTLGHFRYHMAEAYSRREELLVSEKPKGETLLPSTLLASLPLAAENIDTDRWDVTTLSVTSKKTDNITRTFRANHPFPIRGERHAYFEAEASAPESQEGPVNFAIGLCGEFVDFGSSLPGTKFHPSIGFQSDDGRIFISAIGDQTQQPASQKIGPFTQSVKIGCGIDWNEKMIFFTRNGEIVAKVETPIIHWKLYPVVTVFESTLCTINVNFSGDSDHPFIYKAIS; encoded by the exons ATGGCACAGAACCCAACACAGGCCTTGACTCGACTCAGTCCCGAAGATTCGCACGGCGTCTTTGA CATCTATATCGTCGGATTTCCTCCAAACGGCAAATCAAGAAAGACAGAGTCAGCATCTAGCGAGACTGTATCAAAAGATCCCACTTTCGATAGGATTAGGCCTAAAGATTGGGCTCAAATCGTTCCGCAGCTTATCCCGGAGGCTGAAGTTTTTGAGTTTATGCCCTTCCAAGAGCGGGAAACCCTCCAAGAACAAGCATCTGAGGAAACCGAAGCTGCGGCTCCCTCACAGCAACAGAGGAAGAATTCCATCCGCTCCGCAGCCGATCTAGATACAGAGGCACGACTGCTTCTAGACTGTATAAAGGATGGACCTAAGAAGCGTCGCGTCCTTCTGGCAGGCTGTGGCCTCGGGGGTTTGGTAATCAAGCAGGCAatcgtcatcgccaataGGAGCCCCCGATACTATGATGCCGCTTCGCTAATCGAACAGTTGGTATTTGTAGCAACGCCGCATATTGCGCCTAACTTGGATGCGTGGGAGGATATTGCTG GTGTTggagacgacgacaacatTCCCGAGTCTATATTCGAATCTCAATTTATTGATTTTCTTCAGCAACTGGCTCCCTCGAGCTGGATCTTCCACGAAAATTCGGCCATCCAGCTCCTGGAACCGGATGTCGAGCTTCAGTTGTACGAGCAACACCTTtcaaagctgcagcttctcaagaCTTTCGGACAAGGAGCTGTCAATATCACTGGTCCACCGGGCTATGGGAAGACCACTCTGCTGAAGCTTCTTATTCAAGGGCTTAAACAGCAATATTCGAGAGCAATTACGATTGATTTTTTCCTGGAATCGTTTGAAGCTTCCAGCCGGACATCGAATCAAATACTGAGAAGCGTCATCCACCAAATACTGTCTCAACGACCTTCCTTGTTCCAGAACATCCGGCTTTTGTATatgcagcagaaaaaaaTAGGAACATGGACAGATGAGATTCTGTGGGACATTTTCCAAAGACTTATCCGGCATTCTGGCGGGTGGAGAATCATCGTATCCATTAACAACTTTAAACATTGGAGCCCTGAATCACGATCCGTCTTCACGAAGCTCGATAAGATCCTTGCTACCAGCAATTTCCAATACACCATGCTCACGACGGGCAGAGGAAATAATTCGGGCCTTTCTCACGAGCCGGACGAGATAATAGATTTGGCTTCAGGGGCGGAAGACTCGGGGAAGCGGTTTATAAAAGCGAAGCTCGACATTCTTCTCCGGAAAAAGCCTGCACTTACACCTTGCGAAAAAGACATTCTGGAGACCGCGAGCATCTGGGAAGACTCGTATTCGCATACTGAGCGATGCTTAAAACAATTATCTAGCAACTTCACCCTATCTAGCCCGGATGCGATAGCAGTCGCAGTGGAAACTTGCCCCAAATCCGAGGATGACATATCTCGCGACCGCATAGAAGCCCTGCTGCAGGGAGATTTGCACGTTCTGAACTGGTCTATCAGCGTTGTGTCTTGGGTCATGCATTCAGCTCGACCCCTGCGGATTCAAGAACTTGCAGTTGCCGCTGCCTTGAGCATGGGCGTCGGCGACAACCCGTTGGCGGATCTTGACCGACACATTTCCAGATCGATGGAGCATGATCTTGACCGATACTTGGATGTGCTGATACGTGCTGACAGCCAAGTTGCCCACATCTACAGCGCTGCAACGAAGAAGTTTCTCGCAGAGAAACTGCCGAGCCATTTCCACGAAGGAGATGACTCTCTCAAGGGCTTTAGGTTGCTTAATCATGCCAAGCTTGCTATACTCTGCATTAAGTACATATCTCGCGCAATATCAGAGAACTGGGAGATGTGTAGGGCTCGGCTAGATTGGCGATCCAACAAATTCCAGGCCGACCAATCTGAACTGGAATTTCTGAGCTATGCGGTCAGATATTGGCCGATTCATTACCACCGCCATTACGATCAAGCCAGAGATAATCCCTCAGCtggagaacaagaagaggacgacAGTACAAAGCTAGAAGACGTTATTATAGAATTCTTTGACAACGAAGATTTGCGTCTCAAATGGTGCCAGTTGTTCTCGTTAAAATCCCAATCAACAGACATCTATAACCAGGAAGCGGAGGAGGAAGTGGCGAATGAGGAAATCACTCCCCTTGAAATTGTCTGTGAACTTGGTCTTACTGCTGTAGCCAAGAGGATTCTGACTTCCGACAAGGACGTTCTGAAGAGCAGTCCAAAGACTCTGTCATCAGCTCTTGCACTATCAGTCAGAAATAACCATTCAGACATTACGGCAATGGTGTTGGAAATGAATGTTCCCGTCTCCTCTGCATTCATTGAGGCTGCTTGCACCAACAATGTTCAGGTCATGAGGTCTCTAATGACACATGGAGCCAAactcaaagatgaagattaTCTCGGCTCTTTAGCGCTTAGAAAAGCCGCCTCCACAGAGAGCTTAGATGCAGTCAAGCTCTTGCTCAGCGAAAACATTGATGTTTCCGAGACTGACACTGACGGCCGATCTGCCATACATGCTGTAGCTATCGGGGGCGTGGTGGAGATGCTGCAAAACATCTCGAACCTCCCTGGCTTCGATATCAATGCCAGGGACAACGAACAAAATACAGCTCTTATCCTGGCCGTACAATTCGACCACGTCAGACTCGTCCGTGAGCTGTGTCTGAAGAAAGCAGACGTCACCCTGGCTGATTCTCAAGGTAAAACTGCGTTACAATATGCTGTCTCAAAGGACATTAATATCACAAGGGTCCTTCTTGAGAATAAGGCCAGTGCTATGATAGGTGACAAAGAAGGCCAAACGGCTCTCAATTTGGCGTGTAGACTTGGATATGTAGAGGTTGTGAAAGCCATGGTTAACAGCCTGGATAACGCATCTTTGCTCAATCTGGTTCATGTGGATCAAACCGCGAAAAACACGCCATTGCACATTGCAGCCAAGTTTGGGTATACAGCAATTGTGGAGCTCTTGCTTAGCAAAGGCGTGGATGTTAGGCTTGAAGACTCGTCCGGTAATACAGCTATTCAGTTATCCGCATCTGCAGGACACCTGGATGTGCTCAGGATTTTGTTGGAGCATCATCTGTCCCACCTCGGTGATCTCGTACCGGAGGGCCTGGGACCAGTTGGTGACGACACAAACAAccaaaatgaagaagaggttggcAAAGGCCCGTACACAATAATAGCGGTGAAAGAATGCAACGAGCTGCTCTATCGGGCCGTCACATCTGGGCAACTCATTGTTGTGCGATACCTCCTTAACTACATGGACTCCTCTCATCCAAGCATACCCATCCAGACCTCTACTCCTGGAGAAAATCTCCTGAACATTGCCGCCTCCAAAGGATATACCGAGATTGTGAGAGCTCTCTTACCAAGGTTTGACCCAAATGTCAAGAATGCCGAGAACCGCACTCCTCTTGATCTTGCTGTCTCAGGCAAGCATCGGGATGTCATTCGACTGCTCCTTGAGAGCGGCGCGGACCCGAATGTTTCGGACTCCGATAGATGGACTCCATTGCACATTGCAGCTGAATCTGGTCTCCACGAAATCTTTGAGGACTTACTGCGCGGCGGCGGAGACGTCTATGCGCGGACCATATTGAAGGAGACGGCTCTACACCTGGCGGTTAAGTTTCCAAATATTGTGCGGCTACTAATAGACGCCAGTGCCGACTTAAATGCCAAAGACTACAACGAGGCTACGCCCTTGCACCTCGCCGTTCGAGCGAATAGCATTACCACGATCAAGCTGCTTCTCCGGGCGGGGGCTGACTTGGATGCTGTGGATGAGAACGATAAAACCTCCCTCCACTATGCCATTGACCTCGAGAACCCAAAAATCGTCAGAGAGCTTTGGGAATCTGGCCCTAAGTTACACAAACAGCCGTACAAGAAAATACCACCTCTGATACAAGCTTCTGAGGCCGAAAGCTTCAATACCGTAAGAATCATTCTAGGAGAGACTTTGCTAGCTGATAGCACGAACGATACTCCAGATCGTGGCAACGCCGGCGCCCAGCTTGACCTGGAAGATATGACACTGCTAGATGTGAACGCCAAGACAAGCGACTCGAGGACAGCTCTTTTAATTGCAGTGACGGAACAACAGCTAGATATCGTCAAAGCTCTTTTGAAGCTAGATGCAGACCTAACGTCAAGAGGCGTATCAAGCAGAACCCCGCTGCTTGAGGCTGTAAACCTTGAAAATACAGAAATATTTGAGGCACTGCTTGAAAAGGGAGCGGATATTGACTCGCAGGACGAGGACGGCAATACTGCTCTACATCTTATCCTAAACACCCGTAATTTGGCTTTTACAACGCGGCTGATCGAACTCTTCGAGAACGAATCCATGCTAGACGTGCAGGATGCATCAGGAAATACACCACTACACCGGGCGGCTTATAATGGATTGGAAACAGTCGTTGAGCTTTTGCTGCAGGCAAAAGCCAACCCTAATATCCAATCCAAGGCTGGGAAGCTTCCTATCCACCAGGGCTCTGACAATTACAACATTACTCTACTGTTAGCAGACGCGGGGTCCAATCTCAATACAACAGATAGAGACGGGTGGACTCCTCTGATGCAATGTGTTTTCTGGGAACGCTTAGATGTCAtcgagctgctcctggaACGGGACAAAAACGTCAACCGCCTGGACAAAAGGGGAAGGACACTACTTCACATTGCCGTAGACTGCAACGATACCGACGTTCTGCGGCGATGCCTGAAACTTGGCTCTATAGACATTAATGCTAAGGACTATGCGGGCAGGACGGCGCTTCacactgctgctgcttcttggcggGGAAGTGCCTACAAGATAATGTCTATATTACTCGATCACGAAGCAGCCATAGCAACGATAGACAACGAGGGTCATACGCCTCTCTGGACcgcaatcaaatcatcagACCGCCCAATATGCTCTTTGTTGATATCCAACGGGGCTAAAGTGAATGAAAAGAACAGCAAAGGGCAGACGGGTTTAATAGCTGCTAGGGACGTGGAAATGATGGAATGGTGTCTGGCGCAAAAGTCAGAAAGCGGAGAGCGTATCTGGACAACAGACGAGCTTTTGGAAGCACTGTCAGATTGCGTgggttcttcttcagacAACGATAGTGGCGAGGTCAACCAGAGAAGGGCTCGTTTGCTCCTGGACGAGATCGATATGGCGACTTGGAATCCCAAACAAGCCTTCACTGCTCTCCGATCCTGTTTTGAGATCAACTTCATAGACAGGATACTTAGCGCCAGAGATTTCCTCGAGAGTGCCTCGCAAATtacagatgatgatatgtGGACTCTCGGCCATTTTCGATACCACATGGCGGAGGCATACTCACGCCGTGAAGAATTGCTAGTTTCCGAAAAACCTAAGGGCGAAACTCTATTGCCGTCTACTCTACTTGCATCTCTGCCGCTGGCGGCTGAAAATATTGATACCGACCGCTGGGATGTTACTACGCTCTCCGTCACGAGCAAGAAAACTG ATAACATAACACGGACCTTTCGAGCCAACCACCCGTTTCCGATCCGTGGTGAGCGCCACGCGTACTTTGAAGCAGAGGCATCAGCCCCCGAGTCGCAGGAGGGTCCTGTCAATTTCGCTATTGGCCTTTGCGGAGAGTTTGTTGACTTTGGCAGCTCTCTGCCCGGGACCAAATTTCACCCCTCGATCGGATTCCAGAGCGATGACGGTCGCATTTTCATATCCGCAATCGGGGATCAGACGCAGCAACCGGCGTCGCAGAAGATAGGGCCGTTCACACAGAGTGTCAAGATAGGGTGTGGCATCGACTGGAACGAGAAAATGATCTTCTTCACTCGAAATGGAGAGATTGTTG CGAAGGTTGAGACGCCTATTATCCACTGGAAACTCTACCCCGTTGTAACCGTCTTCGAATCCACGCTATGTACCATTAATGTTAACTTCTCCGGGGACTCGGATCATCCATTCATATACAAGGCTATCAGCTAA